One Lepus europaeus isolate LE1 chromosome X, mLepTim1.pri, whole genome shotgun sequence genomic window carries:
- the LOC133753353 gene encoding large ribosomal subunit protein uL23-like, whose translation MAPKAKKEAPAPPKVEAKAKALKAKKAVLKGVHSHKKKKIRTSPTFRWPKTLCLRRQPKYPQKSAPRRNKLNHYAIIKFPLTTESAMKKIEDNNTLVFIVEVKANKHQIKQTVKKLYDIDVAKVNTLIRPDGEKKAYMRMAPDYDALDVANKIGII comes from the coding sequence atggcgccgaaggcgaagaaggaagctcctgcccctcctaaagtcgaagccaaagcaaaggccttaaaggccaagaaggcagtgctgaaaggcgtccacagccacaagaagaagaagatccgAACGTCCCCCACCTTCCGGTGGCCCAAGACACTATGCCTCCGACGGCAGCCCAAATACCCTCAGAAgagcgcccccaggagaaacaagcttaaccactatgccatcatcaagttccccctgaccacggagtctgccatgaagaagatagaagacaacaacaccctggtgttcattgtggaagtcaaggccaacaagcaccagatcaaacaaactgtgaagaaactctatgacattgatgtggccaaagtcaacaccctgatcagacctgacgGAGAGAAGAAGGCATATATGCGGatggctcctgactatgatgctctggacgttgccaacaaaattgggatcatatga